One part of the Candidatus Polarisedimenticolia bacterium genome encodes these proteins:
- a CDS encoding tetratricopeptide repeat protein has protein sequence MPRADFRKTIVRLAPAIAAACLVYFGGLSGEFVYDDNEQIVKNPWVHEVRYLPEILTHTVWAYQTPEPTNYYRPVQMGLYNLAWSVLGGSPRSFHAVNLLFHLLCVAALFFLARELSRDDVMTAGAALLFAVHPLNTEAVAWIACLPDLTYAFFVMTTLFLHARSRRAAGRRRGLLEGLAVAAYLLGLFSKETAVALLPLVFLLEIWIPRGDDANRIARPPSDRGGRRKKPWSSFSVPAGQLARALLPYALATLGYLLLRLAVVGGIAPRDRKDLTALDALLNAPALLLSYLRAMVAPVRLLAIHVLERVPSAGHVRFIGCALGVAAFVFLVVRLSRRRPDLAFAGSLILLPLLPVLYIPALGENAFAERYSYLATAGFAWLAAGALTALIRSLRGIGRHAAWAGALMFLAMPCAWRTVTRTADWHDDRRLATATLRDEPRAWQMHVVLASWYYRHDQLEQALATLERGLTVVAGNPRLEAEATGLRLQLHRIRPEEAIRDFRRIAATYPAFYEAEYCLGDAYLKIDRPAEAAAAFRRAIAINPLGIEAHEGLFVALVAQGRSVDWRSSRERLSTPMAPRAMDKLLEGVAQEKAGRLDDAEASLQEALRLDPKSDRALLSLAVVENRRGRYAEAADYCRRALALKPASVEIYEQLGVSVLNLGEVEEAVEALEKAVALDPSDKEAQNRLGVAYAKGGRQNEAREAFRKALSLDPAFEKARFNLERLEREVVAEGAR, from the coding sequence ATGCCTCGGGCCGACTTCCGAAAGACAATCGTTCGTCTTGCGCCGGCGATCGCGGCGGCTTGCCTCGTCTACTTCGGCGGGCTCTCCGGCGAGTTCGTTTACGACGACAACGAGCAGATCGTCAAGAACCCCTGGGTCCACGAAGTCCGCTACCTGCCTGAAATCCTCACGCACACGGTGTGGGCTTATCAGACTCCCGAGCCGACGAACTACTACCGTCCCGTCCAGATGGGTCTTTACAATCTGGCGTGGAGCGTCCTCGGCGGCTCCCCTAGATCGTTCCACGCCGTCAATCTGCTTTTCCATCTGCTTTGTGTCGCCGCTCTTTTCTTCCTGGCGCGGGAGCTGTCCCGGGACGACGTGATGACGGCCGGCGCGGCCCTCCTCTTCGCCGTGCACCCTCTCAACACCGAGGCGGTGGCCTGGATTGCCTGCCTTCCGGATCTGACCTACGCCTTCTTCGTCATGACGACGCTGTTCCTCCACGCTCGATCCCGCCGGGCCGCGGGCCGGCGGCGAGGGTTGCTGGAAGGGCTCGCGGTGGCGGCCTATCTCTTGGGTCTGTTCTCCAAGGAGACCGCGGTCGCTCTCCTTCCTCTGGTCTTCCTCCTCGAGATCTGGATTCCACGCGGAGACGACGCGAACCGGATCGCCCGCCCCCCCTCGGATCGAGGAGGGAGGCGGAAAAAGCCATGGTCTTCGTTCTCCGTCCCTGCCGGACAATTGGCCCGCGCGCTCCTGCCCTACGCGCTCGCGACCCTCGGGTATCTGCTCCTCCGCCTGGCGGTGGTCGGCGGGATCGCCCCGCGGGATCGGAAGGATCTGACGGCGCTGGACGCCTTGCTCAACGCGCCCGCGCTGCTCCTTTCCTACCTGCGGGCGATGGTCGCGCCGGTTCGCCTGCTCGCGATTCACGTCCTCGAGCGGGTCCCTTCGGCCGGCCATGTCCGTTTCATCGGGTGCGCCCTCGGGGTGGCGGCCTTCGTCTTCCTGGTCGTCAGGCTGTCGCGGCGGCGTCCCGATCTCGCCTTCGCCGGCAGTCTCATCCTGCTGCCGCTCCTGCCGGTCCTCTACATTCCCGCCTTGGGAGAAAACGCTTTCGCCGAGCGCTACAGCTACCTCGCGACGGCCGGATTCGCCTGGCTCGCGGCGGGCGCTCTCACGGCGTTGATCCGCTCCCTCCGGGGAATCGGGAGACATGCGGCATGGGCCGGAGCGTTGATGTTCCTTGCTATGCCGTGCGCTTGGCGGACGGTTACGAGAACCGCCGATTGGCACGACGATCGCAGGCTCGCCACGGCCACCCTTAGGGACGAGCCGCGCGCGTGGCAAATGCACGTCGTGCTAGCAAGCTGGTACTATCGGCACGATCAGCTCGAACAAGCCCTCGCGACGCTCGAAAGAGGGCTCACGGTCGTCGCCGGGAATCCCCGATTGGAAGCCGAAGCGACCGGGCTTCGATTGCAGCTTCACCGCATCCGGCCTGAGGAAGCCATCCGTGACTTCCGGCGCATAGCCGCCACCTATCCCGCCTTCTATGAAGCCGAATATTGTCTTGGGGATGCTTATCTGAAGATCGATCGGCCGGCCGAAGCGGCAGCTGCCTTCCGCCGGGCGATCGCGATCAATCCCCTGGGAATCGAGGCCCACGAGGGCCTCTTCGTGGCGCTGGTGGCGCAAGGACGATCGGTCGACTGGCGCAGCTCTCGGGAGCGGCTTTCCACTCCAATGGCGCCGCGGGCCATGGACAAGCTGCTGGAAGGAGTGGCGCAGGAGAAGGCGGGCCGCCTCGACGACGCCGAGGCCTCCCTGCAAGAGGCGCTCCGCCTCGATCCCAAATCCGACCGCGCGCTGCTCTCCCTCGCCGTCGTGGAGAATCGGCGGGGAAGATACGCGGAGGCGGCCGATTACTGCCGCCGCGCCCTCGCTCTCAAGCCCGCCTCGGTGGAGATCTACGAGCAGCTGGGAGTGAGCGTGCTCAACCTCGGGGAGGTGGAGGAGGCGGTCGAGGCGCTCGAGAAGGCCGTCGCGCTCGATCCCTCCGACAAGGAAGCTCAAAACCGTTTAGGCGTGGCCTACGCCAAGGGGGGGCGGCAAAACGAGGCGCGCGAAGCCTTCCGGAAAGCCCTGTCCCTCGATCCTGCCTTCGAGAAGGCGCGGTTCAACCTGGAGCGCCTCGAGCGCGAGGTCGTCGCGGAGGGAGCGAGGTGA
- a CDS encoding ABC transporter permease, whose protein sequence is MRSPVRELRHAFRELRKDPVWTGIAVATLALSMGANTAVFSIVNAVLVRPLPYLEPNRIMQVWGSAPARGLEEAPLSHRRFLGIARQSSAFEAIGAYTADTINLTGVREPRQLSALRVSPGVLDVLRVRPARGRNFRGEEEQPGGAPVVLLSDALWRHRFGSDPRILGKPVSLDGIPRAIVGVLPAGFVFPDGEADVWIPRVLEPSFLSSGAVERGSGYLSLIARLKPGVSIGRAQAELDVIAAREPYSEGLDADLQYRIVPMKDQMVSGVRPTLLVLLVAVGFVLLIACANVANLLLARSTGRRREMAVRAVLGASPRRLMLQTLSESLVLSTTAALAGLLIATWGLTLLVSRGAGHLPRNSEIRLDGGVLAVTGGLALFTGLIFGMAPALYASRTDLNEVLRDAGPGSIGGPRGLRIRALLVVAEVALAVVLLIGAGLLMRSFVRLLAVDIGFRPGNLLSAKIDLAPSKYAQPAQRREFYRRLSDDLGSLPGALSVGAAETLPLGETTPQTLAAVPGLAVPPPGERAVVPFNTVTPGYFRTLGIPLRKGRGFREDEDDTAPITVVISESFARRFFPDADPIGRHVVLGKSSVEREIVGIVGDVRLDGLETVNAETFYLSANQRTISSLAVVIRTAGEPRSLMGAVRRRMRDIDPDQPVANLRTMEEVIGGSMAGRRYILILAGLFASLALALAALGIYSVTAYSVSQRTPEIGLRIALGARPVDVLRLVMTRVLALTLAGVGLGLAAALGVTRLLSSLLFGVTTGDPLTFAAIPLLLSAVSVVASCLPALRAIRIDPLTALRDE, encoded by the coding sequence TTGAGGTCGCCGGTTCGCGAGTTGCGGCACGCTTTCCGGGAGCTGCGGAAGGATCCGGTATGGACGGGCATCGCCGTGGCGACGCTGGCCTTGAGCATGGGAGCGAACACCGCGGTTTTCAGCATCGTCAACGCCGTCCTGGTGCGACCGCTCCCCTACCTCGAGCCCAACCGGATCATGCAGGTGTGGGGCTCGGCTCCCGCGAGGGGCCTGGAGGAAGCGCCTCTCTCCCACCGGCGATTTCTCGGCATCGCGAGACAGAGTAGCGCTTTCGAAGCCATCGGCGCCTACACTGCCGACACGATCAACCTCACCGGGGTTCGCGAGCCGCGGCAGTTGAGCGCCTTGAGGGTCTCGCCGGGCGTCCTGGATGTCCTCCGTGTGAGACCCGCCCGAGGTCGCAACTTCCGGGGCGAGGAGGAGCAGCCGGGCGGCGCCCCGGTGGTCCTTTTGAGTGACGCGCTGTGGCGGCATCGGTTCGGATCGGATCCGAGAATCCTGGGAAAGCCGGTTTCGCTCGACGGGATTCCGCGCGCGATCGTCGGGGTCCTGCCGGCGGGATTCGTCTTTCCCGACGGAGAGGCGGACGTCTGGATCCCGCGCGTCCTCGAGCCGAGCTTTCTGAGCTCAGGCGCCGTGGAGAGAGGCTCCGGCTATCTCAGCCTCATCGCGCGGCTGAAGCCCGGGGTGTCGATCGGCCGGGCGCAGGCGGAGCTTGACGTCATCGCCGCAAGGGAACCGTACTCCGAAGGACTCGATGCCGACCTTCAGTATCGGATCGTGCCGATGAAGGATCAGATGGTCTCGGGCGTCCGGCCCACCTTGCTCGTTCTGCTCGTCGCCGTGGGATTCGTCCTTCTGATCGCCTGCGCCAACGTGGCGAATCTGCTGCTCGCGAGATCCACAGGAAGGCGCCGAGAGATGGCCGTGCGGGCCGTGCTCGGGGCAAGTCCTCGCCGCCTGATGCTCCAGACGCTTTCCGAGAGTCTCGTGCTGTCCACCACCGCGGCATTGGCGGGCCTGCTGATCGCGACGTGGGGTCTGACCCTCCTGGTCTCCAGGGGAGCCGGGCACCTCCCGCGGAATTCCGAGATCCGGCTCGACGGAGGCGTGCTCGCCGTCACCGGCGGGCTGGCGCTCTTCACGGGACTGATCTTCGGGATGGCTCCGGCGCTGTACGCCTCCCGGACGGACTTGAACGAAGTGCTGCGCGACGCCGGTCCGGGTTCCATCGGCGGCCCGCGCGGCTTGAGGATCCGAGCCCTCCTGGTCGTCGCCGAGGTGGCCCTCGCGGTCGTGCTGCTGATTGGCGCCGGCCTTCTCATGCGCAGCTTCGTGCGGCTCCTCGCCGTCGACATAGGGTTCCGGCCCGGCAACCTCCTCTCCGCGAAGATCGATCTGGCGCCTTCGAAGTACGCCCAACCGGCTCAGAGGCGCGAGTTCTATCGGCGTCTTTCGGACGATCTCGGATCGCTGCCGGGCGCCCTATCGGTAGGGGCCGCCGAAACGCTGCCGCTCGGGGAAACCACTCCCCAGACGCTGGCCGCGGTCCCCGGCCTTGCCGTCCCTCCTCCCGGCGAGCGAGCGGTCGTTCCCTTCAACACGGTCACGCCAGGCTACTTTCGGACATTGGGAATCCCTCTCCGAAAGGGGCGAGGCTTCCGTGAGGACGAGGACGACACGGCCCCCATCACCGTGGTCATCAGCGAGAGCTTCGCGCGCCGTTTCTTCCCGGACGCGGATCCGATCGGCCGGCACGTCGTCCTGGGGAAATCCTCCGTCGAGCGCGAGATTGTCGGGATCGTCGGGGACGTCAGACTCGACGGGTTGGAAACGGTCAACGCGGAGACCTTCTACCTGTCCGCGAATCAGCGGACGATTTCCTCACTGGCCGTCGTCATCCGGACCGCCGGCGAGCCGCGCAGCCTGATGGGCGCCGTCCGGCGGCGGATGCGGGACATCGACCCGGATCAGCCGGTGGCGAACCTCCGGACCATGGAGGAGGTCATCGGGGGATCCATGGCCGGCCGGCGGTACATCCTGATTCTCGCCGGGCTGTTCGCATCCCTCGCCCTGGCGCTGGCCGCGCTCGGGATCTACAGCGTCACCGCCTATTCGGTGAGCCAGCGGACGCCGGAGATCGGGCTGCGTATCGCGCTGGGAGCGCGGCCGGTGGACGTGCTCCGGCTCGTCATGACGAGGGTCCTGGCCCTGACGCTCGCGGGCGTGGGACTCGGATTGGCCGCCGCGCTGGGCGTGACCCGCCTGCTCTCGAGCCTGCTCTTCGGAGTCACCACCGGCGATCCTCTCACCTTCGCGGCGATTCCGTTGTTGCTCTCCGCGGTCTCGGTGGTCGCAAG
- a CDS encoding phage tail protein gives MSLTLFRRFALLVLVLGAATLTLPAAFRTAAPQDALTAARFSLLADGREIAAFTELQEISSSVELVEGSEPRLIPNVLVLSRPLSGLEFTTWQDEVLEGGAAGRKTCSLVMYDYDGSPVARFYLEDAWPSKVGVETSKAGASKVLIERVTISAARIRRALLP, from the coding sequence ATGAGCCTGACGCTGTTCAGAAGATTTGCTTTGCTCGTCCTGGTGCTCGGTGCGGCTACGCTGACGCTTCCCGCCGCCTTTCGCACGGCTGCGCCGCAGGATGCTCTGACCGCCGCCCGCTTCTCCCTTCTGGCCGACGGTCGCGAGATTGCGGCATTCACGGAGCTGCAAGAAATCTCCTCATCGGTAGAGCTGGTGGAGGGCTCGGAGCCCAGGCTCATCCCGAATGTCCTCGTCCTGAGCCGCCCGCTCTCCGGCCTGGAGTTCACCACATGGCAGGACGAGGTTCTCGAAGGAGGCGCCGCCGGCCGCAAGACATGTTCCTTGGTGATGTACGACTACGATGGAAGCCCGGTGGCCCGCTTCTACCTGGAGGACGCCTGGCCCTCGAAGGTCGGGGTGGAGACTTCGAAGGCGGGCGCGTCGAAAGTCTTGATCGAAAGAGTGACGATCTCCGCCGCGCGCATTCGTCGCGCACTCCTACCCTGA